A stretch of Malus sylvestris chromosome 11, drMalSylv7.2, whole genome shotgun sequence DNA encodes these proteins:
- the LOC126590083 gene encoding uncharacterized protein LOC126590083 encodes MDPNRIEAERLLGITEKLLHSRDLSSCRNFAILAQETEPLLEGSDQILAVAGVLLAADKRVNNHPDWYAVLLSDRQSDDLDHIEKSYRRLALLLHPDKNKCAYAEHAFKLVADAWAVLSDPAKKQIYDNELGPFSRIDLGSLISNKLPVRRDSRARTNAGVGNDGQQQPRSRLSTFWTTCQYCYVLYEYPRVYESCCLRCRNCKEVEEKEQCSPVSVLDPPFQDDDEGRDGDGEDDDDEDGCDLECSYANVQRTKHHLLQKLRRFEQLAGLDPIELEKRMLEEDDDDDECEEDESETSDSSSEETLDGLLREVLSKLNFPCNKRIPEDVQILAMDLIVEEQRDDDSSDRGERNGARAARRAPGQANKNFVGNVTGEDAAGAQGIAGAGQMIRRNAENVAARWEMQATRLEAHVEQMFDGLDDADSAEDVPFDELGISALPRSLRLCKTLVLF; translated from the coding sequence ATGGATCCAAACAGGATAGAAGCCGAGCGATTGCTCGGAATCACGGAGAAGCTTCTACACAGCCGGGATCTCAGCAGCTGCCGCAACTTCGCAATTCTAGCTCAGGAGACCGAGCCGCTGCTGGAGGGGTCAGATCAGATCTTGGCCGTTGCCGGTGTGCTCTTAGCCGCCGACAAACGCGTCAACAACCACCCCGACTGGTACGCCGTTCTCCTGTCCGATCGCCAATCCGACGACCTCGATCACATCGAGAAATCTTACCGACGGCTAGCGTTACTCCTCCACCCGGACAAGAACAAGTGCGCCTACGCTGAGCACGCGTTCAAGCTCGTAGCCGATGCATGGGCGGTTCTGTCCGATCCGGCCAAGAAGCAGATTTACGACAACGAGCTGGGGCCGTTCAGCCGGATCGATCTCGGCTCTTTGATTTCGAACAAATTACCGGTGCGGCGGGACAGCCGGGCCCGAACTAACGCCGGGGTGGGAAACGACGGCCAGCAGCAGCCGAGGTCGAGATTGTCGACTTTCTGGACGACTTGCCAGTACTGTTACGTGCTGTACGAGTACCCTAGGGTTTACGAGAGCTGCTGTTTGAGGTGTCGGAATTGTAAGGAAGTGGAAGAGAAGGAACAATGCAGTCCTGTTTCTGTATTGGACCCTCCGTTCCAAGACGACGACGAGGGACGTGACGGTGACGGTGAGGATGATGACGACGAAGACGGTTGTGATTTGGAGTGCAGCTATGCCAATGTACAGAGAACAAAGCATCACCTTCTGCAGAAGCTTCGTAGATTTGAGCAATTGGCGGGGTTAGATCCAATTGAACTTGAGAAAAGAATgctagaagaagatgatgatgacgatgaatGTGAAGAAGATGAGTCTGAAACATCAGATAGCAGCAGTGAAGAAACTCTTGATGGGCTTCTCAGAGAAGTACTTTCCAAATTAAACTTTCCTTGTAACAAAAGAATCCCCGAGGATGTGCAGATATTGGCCATGGATCTCATTGTCGAGGAGCAGAGAGATGATGATTCTTCCGACAGAGGGGAAAGAAATGGTGCCCGTGCTGCAAGGAGAGCTCCTGGACAAGCTAACAAGAACTTTGTTGGTAATGTGACTGGGGAAGATGCTGCCGGAGCACAAGGGATTGCCGGAGCAGGTCAAATGATTAGAAGGAATGCAGAAAATGTTGCTGCTCGGTGGGAGATGCAGGCAACTCGTCTTGAAGCACATGTGGAACAAATGTTTGATGGTCTGGATGATGCTGATAGCGCCGAGGATGTACCGTTTGATGAGCTTGGGATTTCGGCATTACCCAGGAGCCTCAGATTGTGCAAAACTCTggttttgttttaa